In one Solanum lycopersicum chromosome 11, SLM_r2.1 genomic region, the following are encoded:
- the LOC138339605 gene encoding uncharacterized protein, with amino-acid sequence MMKDLLAMMTNLCQKVEKIEIEVKELKANGQQHDQKHAELRRTADGKQPEIEGDDGKLRKTHNNVCLDTAAGRSKRTSEKQKNTNLNQLFAKPFTQKPQMQIPAEPQTSTYAVSLQKDKKRYNYITHSYIENIYKIQTYLNLNPRSTQTKNPEEDYITQKLQGYNKLIAQPKTNPNLVKTCYNYGLLNTVYTYTGEEIVGIPELQRAFLTYKRITKGNLFYIKCYTAPAEILYEEIKSPIQVVKIGLTKDMIIPEEIEKQNDIPKVEIPNFYANKRIIGIATIIQELANNYLNGNAIWSYYARDQVMIYANSKELRKSDMDEVQRWILSLLQPEEQPSTRALKKGFISEKLLVRYCKLSSNKYPDHKCSKCNGEDNVIPTVDLE; translated from the coding sequence ATGATGAAAGATCTACTGGCAATGATGACAAATCTATGCCAAAAAGTAGAAAAGATAGAAATAGAAGTAAAGGAGCTGAAAGCTAACGGTCAGCAGCATGACCAAaaacatgcggagctacgtcgtacGGCAGACGGAAAACAGCCAGAGATAGAAGGAGATGATGGGAAACTCCGgaaaacccataacaatgttTGTTTAGATACAGCTGCAGGTAGAAGTAAAAGAACtagtgaaaaacaaaaaaacacaaacttaaaccagttatttgcaaaaccatttaccCAAAAACCACAAATGCAAATACCAGCAGAACCACAAACATCAACCTATGCGGTAAGCCtacaaaaagacaaaaaaagatataactatattacccattcttacattgaaaacatatacaaaatccaaacatacctaaacctaaacccaagatctacacaaacaaaaaatcctgaagaagattatataacccagaaactacaaggatataacaaacttattgcACAACCTAAGACCAACCCCAacctagtaaaaacatgttataactaCGGACTACTAAATACAGTATACACATATACCGGAGAAGAGATAGTAGGAATACCAGAATTACAGAGAGCATTTCtaacatataaaagaattaccaaaggaaatttattctatataaaatgttatacagcaccagcagagatattatacgaagagataaaatcaccaatacaggtggtaaagataggattaacaaaagatatgattattccagaagagatagaaaaacaaaatgacataccaaaagtagaaatacctaatttttatgcaaataaaagaataattggtatagctacgattatacaagagctagcaaacaattatttaaatggcaatgctatttggagctattatgcaagagatcaggtaatgatatatgcaaactccaaagaattaagaaaatcagatatggacgaagttcaaagatggattttgtcattgttacaaccagaagaacaaccatctacgagagctttgaagaaaGGATTTATTTCAGAAAAATTATTAGTAAGGTATTGCAAACTTTCAAGCAACAAATATCCAGACCACAAATGCTCCAAGTGCAACGGAGAAGACAATGTGATACCTACAGTTGATTtagaataa